Genomic segment of Apium graveolens cultivar Ventura chromosome 7, ASM990537v1, whole genome shotgun sequence:
gatcagcaattagaggatgatcctgaagcctccattgctactcatactgttgttttatcagaagatactgattttgtacgttctgatgctgcaaatgctggagatactggtgatgctgctccaaatgaagatgctgatgaagcaggtccttcaggatgctcctcaataaactgttcttaaatctgaacttgttaagaagtttgttataagagaagcaccagtgccttggagtgaaactcctgcaggacatgagtggactaaggaatggaactcagttacctgtgctccatctgaaaaacatcttgctgagcacttgacaaaagctgatgaaatgttaaatactgatgatttcaaaacacagttttgagtcattgcattgagtactaaacatttacaaggtctccattcaactactcatacAGAGTTACATCATCTTAGGGAAGAACtcatgaagcaagaacaagttcagaagattgataagaaaaagttcttccaacctacctttgatagagttgcttatattgagaagactcaagagaaccaacaagctcagattgatgatgttctgaaaaatcaagcttctcagcaatctcaacttaatgaaatccaagccttagtggaattgattgtctctcttctattacctgctgatgccaaaaagggggagaaagtaattaagtccaaatgcaaaactgataagacactgaaggggaaggatgatgaaaaggatgaccaaggaaactctggaatgggtagaggtcataatcaaggtagaggtttctcatcaagaaaagctgaaatcacaagtcacaggacaagttctgatactggaaaatGAATTaattctgctactggtaaaaggataagttttgatgaacttttagatcttgatgaagaaatgtcaagacagttatttcttcaggaaaatccaggaatggacttggagagtgtaatggaagaagaagccatacttaaatcagaaaaagttacatctaaatctgaagcttctggtaaaaagacacttccaaaactcaaaggcattgtgataaaagaaaggacaaatactgaagcaacattggctaaatcacaaccacagatagatccaagatccaagggtaaagaaaaagttggtgaacctatcaaggtttatgtgcctcctgagaatgaagaaatcactgatgaaaaggatgatcttgctctgacttcaagaaaagtttttaagacaacctctgacatggctcaagttgttcagaatcaagagacagtaagttctgatattccgaagaagcaagtaaccactgacatagctcaagttaacttgatatccgaagataaatcaaagacactcgtaccaggattcactaaagcaaaacagactcaacctttgaagactgttgCAAATGTTTTTGAAgaaagagtagttactggaaaggaagcaagagataaaactggattgggaagtgctgatgaaagaagaatacagaacactatcaatgatccaacttccttgagtgaaccaggtattggagcaactcctgagagattgaatcaactggaatctgtacaaatggtttaccatacctacttgaaagaacacatcttgttgtacttcatgacagatggtagggtttatcatataaggcaaaatgccattccattgaagtattttaaagaactggagcatgtactattcttacttcaagtgaatgacaaattaacagaaagtgctgcaaactatttgaaggatcagattcagagacaaaaaaggctttattctgttaagtctgacagcacatatcttccaaagtacagagatcacaagggtgatatagttgaaatgaagcccaacactgctaagattataactacctttctgggttacagcgttgtggaattcaatcttgagtctgataaagcatatttgatcagactggatcaggatataagaaaagctaagattaatgatctcagggctgcaatctttcaaattggtgaagatactgcagagcttaaagatgctaaaaggaggatgattgacgaacttagatatgctgagaaatatttgttgaagaactatctcagaacaactcctgacatcagagagatcagaagatgaagccaagtcaagatctacaactgctcaaattctgatatttgtacagactgaagttgttatcaaaagttaaagattggtaaagctttaaggactataagttatagttatctagtctaattctcatgcatttgtacttgtaTATTATCTGTTAAagattggtaaaactttaaggactataaatgtttttgacatcatcaaatatttgttaaacttgtatattattctaatttacaagttgggggagattgttagatatatttgataatgtcatggctaatatgatttatgtttagttttcagattttacttaaacaggataaatcagtacttactggaagtcaggacttaaggatatcagtacttatattatcaggagataatcatcagaagatggatatcagaacttaagtactgaatgacgttcagataaggacagcagctgattaaaggaaagaagatcgagacaaacataagaagagatatgcataagaaggaattctatgaagaataaaatacttggaagaaaagatatctgattgatgtattttaggaagcagaattatattccatatcaattagcgattatcttgtaactgtgtagtatataaacacagacatagggtttacactataagtgttatcatattcgagaagattattaaaaaaaaccctagcagctctcgtgatatctgttcatcactgagaggtaacagttccatactgtaacagagtttattgttttaataaagtttgttttctgttacttgagttattaaagttcgatttgattgtactttacactgtattcaccccctctacagtatgtgtgtgacctaacatcatATAACTTAAAATTGACTTTAAGAATTAtgtaaaattcaaatattttcaacatatctcatttgatttattacgtaattaaattaaattagttttaaattatttaatgatacaataaaaaaaattatcgaTTCATAGAAAGGATATTTTTTCCCGCAAACACTTAAATTCGTCCACAGCTCATATAATTTTTTGTATTCTAAAAAATATCAGAGTCTTGCTTATAAAAAAGGCCAAAGgcttatttttttaaattttcttaaattatgtaatatatttttattacaaaattgttAATCAATATTTTTTTCTCCGCTAACACAACATTCCGTTCACAACtcatataattttaaatttattctaataattatgtaaaattcaaatattttcaacatatctcatttgatttattacgtaattaaattaaattatttttaaattgtttagtgatgcaataaaaatttatttattgtttCATAAAAATGATATAGGTCAAAAGTAGTTGAATTTATTACTTCTGTCTAGTGTACAAAAGGGGTTGCATGCAGATATAGGACCGGCCGTTTCTCTCAATTCCTGCTCAAATCCCCGGCATAGAAGGTCTATCAATCCTCATACCAAGCTCAATCTTCAGATAATCTACACTACGGTACTAATTCCTCAATCCTCTATTACTGTTTCTTTAATTTGAAGTTCGGTTGTATGCTTCAATTTGTCCCAATCGGTTATTATAGTAGTTTATCTAACTTATCTAGTCTGATCTGTATGATTATTGAGAATGTAATTCAAGTTGTATTGATCTTAATTGATGCATGTAAAGACTTAATCCGATCGGGTTATGAATAGTAGTATCCGCATAATATAAAGCAGAGCAAATTGATGTTTTATTTTATGAGTAGTAAACATGTAGGTATGTTCTATTTGATATTGAATTCataattgtaattttttttttgtttaaaaTCATGGTAAGGAATTTGATATGGGATACTCTTCCTCAATTGTACATTGTCTGTTATTCTCGGTGCCCAATTTATCGTTTTTTTAGTAGTCTCCGCACAATGTGAGAAGCAGAGAAAATTGATGTTTAATTTTAGCAGTAGTAAACATCGAGGTATGTAGAATTCGATATATGAATTCAAAATTGTAGTTTTTTATTTTGTATAAAGTCATGACCAGTCATTTGATATGCGATACTCTGCTGTAATTGTACAGTACTTGTTGTTATACTCAGTGTAGAATTTCGATAATTTAGTAATGGTGAATATAGTGGCCTTTAGTAATAGTGAATACTTGTTGTTCTACTCTGTTTTTTTCAGCCGTGATACCATAGACAGATTTCCAAAGTTTAGTTTATTGTAATGGGTATAATGATTCGAATGTGTTCCTCATTCTTGCTACTTAATTGATAGTTGATTTAGTACAATTTTTCTGGCAAGTAAATATCAGAACAGTCTTCCTACTTTTTAGATGAATTAGGAGATGATAGTGTTACAGAGGCTCCGATATACAATCATTGTCATTTTATATGAGCTATATTGCCTGTTTATATTGCAGATATGAGTGGAAATACTGATTTCTGTAGTGCAAACATGCAAACCTTAAAAGATTCAGAGATGGTAAACTAAAATTCACTATCAATCCTTGTAATGTACTATAGTATATTCATCATTTTTAACTCTACACATTATGTGTGCCCTTTATCCAACATTACATCAGCTTAGGTACTTTAGCGAGGAAAATCCATCGTTCTTTGTAACTCTCCCATGTGATGACAGAGACCTTCGTGAAATGGTATATTTTACTAATATAATGCTAATGTGCATTCTACTATCATTTGATCTTATTGCATGCCTAAAGAGTTTAATGATATTATATGATTTAAAGTACTAATGTGAAAACAAATTTATCAATTTCTGGAAACTACCTGATAACTTTGTCAATAGTCTTCGAGAATCTATTCCTAATAAAGTAATTCTTGTAATTGCTAATGGACATGAAACCTATGTGAATTTCAAGAAGTCGGAACAGTCTCTCTGTCACATGAAAGAGTTCAACATTGATTTTCGAGGTTTATTCGGTTCCACTTTGATTTACTCTTATAAGGGCAACGGGTGACCTCTGCGAGGTTATATACTTCAAGATAGGAAAATTCCACGCGGCACTTTCTATGATCAAGGTACTATACACAAACTTCATAAAAATCTTGTTGGACCACTATGATAAAAATAAAGTTTCTTATGAATGGTATGTTTTTTCAGATTTAATGACTGGTATAGGATGGAAGTTCCTGGTGTTTCTTAACAATCCTGCATTTCAAAATGGAGAAATTGTAAGAACACTATTTTCTGTCGAAGTCAGTTATTTTATGTTTCTGATATTTCGGTAAAAAAAAGTAGATTACAGTATTATCGGCCATATCCACTTGTACAGAGCCTATAATTCTGTGCACTTTAGTAATTTATCCATTTATTGGTAAAATGTAAAAGCTGGTACCACCTAAAGTCCAGTTCTACATGAGAAATGGAAGTCGATATGAAGGAACGTGTTCCAAAACTGAGAGAAAGATGTATGGCCTTGAAGATCTTGTGCGAGAATATGGTTTGAGCGAGACTGACAAAGTTTTGTTTACCTATTTTAGTGAAGGAAACTTTTTTGTTATGATATTTGATAATTCAAATGTGGAAGCAATGATGCTTGACCAAGATTCCGAAAGTTCAGGTTATATCTACTATacaaagcatgtaaataatttTAAACTTACATATtcatttttttgaatttaatgTTATTTATACTACAGAGTCAGAGATGGAGATTGCTGATGAACCTGTTCAACTTCCTGGTAACCTGGAAGTTTATGTTCACAACAATGAGAACATGACTTTTACCCATGTCATGACAGCATCCAATGTGGACAACACATCTCATGGAGTGgtacaaaaatattttataaaattttataacacAGTTGCCCTGTTTTTTTAATACTTTGACTTGTACTTATTTTTTACATCTTTATTGTAGTATATCCCGAACTACATTGAATCACCAAATGGCCAATGGATAGCTGGTGACATGGTAAATTTGAGAACTGCTGCCGGGAGTTGGTATGTCGGTGTTGTCAAATCGGGGAAGATGTTTAGGTTTTCAAGTGGCTGAAATCAGTTTGTTAGAGACAATGAGATCTCATTACATGAAATAGTTGTATTTCAATTGTTGGAAGAAGATCAGGCTGTAGTTTTTCTGGTGACTTTCCCACACAGGCCATGAGATGTTTTTCCCATATAAGCAGCTTTAAGACTATGTTTTTTCGGTTCTGTTCATGTCTCAGACTACTGCTTCTCGTTCTCATCATGTTTTTCTAACATGTTACTTTACTATGGTTGTGTAACTACTTTATTGATTCGGGAATGTTTTGTTGGAATTTAATTACTGGCTTTAAGTTGTTATATTTTTGCAGAGTAGTTAAAAATTCTATTGTTTTATCGTATGTTTACAATTTCTGATTAACTACCAAAAAATATAAAGTCATAAGCTCTATGTAAAATGTAAAAATAATATCACTTGTCTATCATATTGACCTTAAAGTATGGACATCATAGAGTTAAAGAGATATGTCATTCTCACCTTTTTTACACCAATTTATCTATGATTGACATAGATTACCATAATACTACTATTTTACACAAACACTATATAACTATACATCTAGAAGAAACAGTAAAAGAAAGATCATTAGAGTGTGTGGATACATGACCAAACTTATGAACTCTTACATAATAATGGTAAGAGAAACTACTATTTTACACAAacaatatataagtatataccATATTCTTAGCTTTTGTACACTTCTTTATTTGTGATGTACGGAGATTAGAAAAACATGACAATATTAAAAACTTTTTAATATTTGTTAACTTATAGCGATTTATTTGTTAGCAAAGACATTTGTTGCAGATTTTACTCTATTACCAAAAAATATGCAGTGTAAAACAAAGACCAACTAAATGGATTATTAAATCTTGAAATCTTAACGAAAAACTTCCATTACTCAAAGAATCCGAAACAAAATACGAAATTATGACAATATTTAAAGGAACTAAGTTTGAGAAGCAAATCAAAGAAATCTTCTTAATGGGAAAGCAAATAGAAATTATTACGAACTAAAGATAGTTCCATCTAATTCAAACAAATTCTGCAATGTTGACAAATCCGACGAAGATTTCATCATCCTCTTTCACTTTTCATGTTTACAAAAAATTGTAGCATATTTTAGAAAACTCCATTATCAACTATGAAGAATAAAACATTATAAAAAATAGGCATCATACCATTTTTATTTTCTTCGAAGTGGAGTGAACAGAGCCGGGAGTTTCATAATGATTTGATAGATCAACCATATTCTGAGTAGATGTTTGTGACAGACCATACCAGAAAAGTTTCACACCTCTTTTGGACAGTTAATACCTGTCAAAGTACAATTGATGTTAAAGAATTGAATGATATACAATTGTCAGTACTCTGAATCTACTGGGAAGATTTCTGATCTACTGGAGCTAGTCAATGACAAAATATTTGAGAGGAAGGAATTTATGTTGCTTACCTACAGAGCATCTGGGAAGTTTGACACTGTCATTTTTTATAGttcaaaaattgaaaaattacCTATCAGATGTTCATCAAGAAATGGTAATACTTTAAGTACTGCATATCATTTAATTTGTCTGGTAATTAGGATACCAAATATTAGTTATATAATATTCTTGTTAAAATGTTAAGACTTATTGAAGCAATGCACTCATTCGCTAATAATGGAGAAGCTATTTATGAAAATATTCATCTTTATACATTTTCTTAATTTTCTGCAGATGTTAATGAAGAGCTTGAAGGTGGAATTACAGAAATAGAACAGATTGTTGATACGAATATTAAAGAAGAGGCTGATGATGCTGCAGAAATTCCTGAAGCAGGAATgcaggaagaagaagaaatcttTGATATGGATATTGAAGGAGCAGCAGAAGATGTTGTAGAAGAGGGTGTAATTGATGAGGAAAATGATCAAGTAATGGCGATGCAGTTCACCGCAACGCTGACAACTTCAAATGTGAACAACACATGTCATGGAGCGGTATTGTTACACTAATCCTTCAATTAACCTACAATATTTTCACAAATACAATATAAAGTTCACTTGTGTTGTGGCTAATTAAttcaaaaatgatatttttttGCAGTATATCCCAATAGCTATACAACCAAATGGTAGGAGATGGATAAATGGTGAAAATGTAACCTTGAGAAAGGGGCTTCTACCATGGAATGTTAAGGTAGTGTGTTCCACTGGATTGCCTCGATTCTCCGCTGGATGGAAACAATTTACAACATATAATGAGTTAAAAAAAGACGATACCTTGGTTTTTACTTTTCATCAAGAAGACTTAATATTCGATATAGTTATCGAATAGTGTGTTTAATCTCTATTAAATTGGAAAGTAGATGAATGTGATCGAGTACTTTGTGTCTGAAAGATGATGTATTAATATTATGGATTTTATTGGTTTAAATTTGGATTATGCATCTAAATTTTATTATCTTCCATACGTTCAAATTAAATTTCTATTGAGTTCATGTAGTAAATAAAACATTTATTCATAACTCTCGAGAAACTATAACGTTAAAATGTTATCATCGAAAAGTTTGATTGAGTACTTGTGGAGTATAAATAATTGGTCGATCTTTTATATCTTAAGTTTAATAATTTATACAACGgataaaattaaagaaaactaAAAACATGAATCTAAGTACCGGATTACATAGATAAATATATGAAAATCCTTAATAATGATATAAAGTATTGAAGGAAATTATTATAGAAATTCTGGAAATTGAAAGAAACTGGATCATAGTACGTACAACTTGTCCAATCTGCAAAATTCATTTGCATCAATTCCGGAAAACAAAGTTATAAAAGATAGAATATGATGATGACAACTTGATAATGGTCATTATTTAAAACGAAATTCAGAAATGCTAAACACCAATCCAATCCAGCTTTCGTACATAACATCAAGCAAAATATTTGAGTGATAAACTGCTGTATTACCTCTCCTgcaaattttatcaaattaaaaatTCTTAGAATATGACCAAAATAACATAAAAAACTTATAGAATATAGGTacttattaatatatttataccAATCAATTCATATCAAATTGTAATATAACTCAGACTTCCGTTAAGAACCAAAATCAATATGTAATCCTTTAAATTTAACGTAGAAAAACAACATATATTACAACTTATGAGGATAATTAATGAACGGATTGTAAGTGATTTAatgtaaaaaaaataaaatacaatgcATAAATATATCTtacctttttaatttttttggtaaCTGATTTTGCAGAGCCTGGAGTATGATCAATGACATCAAGATCGACAGACTAACACAAAAACAATTACGCTTTATAAAGATTTGTTGAAAGAATAAAAGTTATAAAATTATAATGGTTTGAGTATTATAACATATAAAAACCAAACTTACATTAACGGAAAAGTTGATGGAGGAAGATTCTGATATATGTGCAGATTCAGATGGACTTGGACTCCACATAGTCGTGTCAAATATGTCATTTGCATCAAATATGGTACTATCCTCAGTTACATTTGCTTTTTTCAACCGAATAATGACAGTGACTTCCTTTCCAACCAAATCTTTAAGTACCTGAGGAAGGCCTTCTTTTGGAGCCTGAGACAATGTAATAATTATTAAACACTTTAATTGATAATTTAGAACATTACATTGGATCTGCTTTTTTGTAATGAATTTATACCTTCTCAAAATCATTATACATTTTTGCTGCACTTGTGCCAACAAATCTTCTAGCAGCTCGGTCCATGAGCATAACATTACATGAAAATATATCATCTTCAGGAAGGACCATGATACGAAACCTGAATTTATAAGAAATTATGTGATAAGTATTGAAAGTTGACTTTAATACAGAGTAAAgcataataatttttttatataactTTAATTTGTTCTACCTTTTAGGGGCAACCGGAATTATGCGAGGGCAATTATTACATCGAAATCTCCTGTCAAGCCGCTCAACCTCTTGTTGACATTTGTTACAACTGTAAAACCACCATGCTACATCCTCATCCACCTTAACAACTGAGAACGTGGTGTATATCCTTTTCTGTTTGAAGTGAAAAAAGTttagatttaaaaataaatcatattCAATATGGTTGTGTCGTGCAAATTTTATAAAGGTTATAAAACCTTCAAGTCATCATATGTCAGCTTTTCATTGAGATCCTTTAATGTCATTCTTTCCATAAAGGTTTGAACAAATTCAGATTTTGCCGCCTTAAGATATATTTCTTTGTTTGACAAATATTCCTCCTCCTTCAACCTACAAAGGTAAACATTGATGTTTATTAACTCAGCCTCCTATCAACTGTTATTAAACATGCAAATGTCATgtaattatgtaattattataATTCTTAATCGTAGTACCTCATCCTCATATCAGTCACAGATTCATCATCTAGGTTGAGGTACAATTTTGAAGATGGCAAAGTACCAATCTGCACAGTATCTAAATCAAAGCAATATAATTTAGGAAATTGTTGTATAATGTCAAGGTCATTTATACTAGGTAGTTAAAGAGAACTTACTCATGAAAGGTGTAACTTTTGTGCTCGTTATTATTGCAATGACTGGAGACTGGAGTTCCTTAGTATAAATGTTATTGGCCAACACAGCAAGATCTCCCCAAACACTGACTTTATGCTGATTACTATATTGAAAAATGAACATATATTCAAGGATATAAAACTTCCACATTAGAGGCGGActctgaaaataattaaaattacaGGATAAATATTAAAACATTCGACAAACCTGGAATCACAAATTCTGAATTTGACAATGTCTCGCATGCCAAATCTAGTGTCAAGTTTCGTTAGAGGTTCAAAATCCTTAATAACTCCAATTACATTTAAATTAAACAGAGCAATATATTTAATTTAGTGAAAGATAAAATGCAGTGAAATATTAAGGTACGCATTTTAAAAAACTAATAATCTGAACCAAAAGAGTATTATATTAAGGTTACCTATAGCAAATTCAGGCTGTTGTTGTGGCTGATATTTGCTGGCCTTAGCAAAAAGATCATATAAATCCAAAAATTTGAATTTGCAAGTAGTAATCATGCCATCGTCTTCAACAGCGGTGATCGTAGTATATTGTGCAAATCTGATGCAGATATCAGCTTGTACAGGCTTCAGATTACCGACAACATCTTTCACAAAAAATTGGTCAAAAACATATACGCCTCCTTCAATCACCGGAGTTTTGAATCCATTCTAAATATTGGGATAAGAAAATGCATGGACGTGATTATTCTAAAACAAAAAAGGATGTTACATTTGGTATACAAAAGAAGGTAGGATTGTACATAATACCTGTtatggactttggagtcctaaatagtaggaaactgatttcttatccttctaggtcccttataggctaatctgcaaggatttatgtccttattgggactcttctcaatagctgatttttcccttattaattaattatgaaattaataactattcagggtttttgggccttctttgttccatcaggcctgatcttgtccatcaggcttgatcaatgtgttaacctttttggtctgaatgtcatacatcttcttattgggcttagtagcccaaatcatgcataattaatgtaatatttaatttacacaatcaggatgtatttatccctatcatttgccccccaacttttgggaaatcGTATAAGATTTTGCAAAAGTTAAGTTCAatcattcccttacagggtatcgttttgttacaacgacctacacgtttacaatgatttgccttgtAAGCGGCTTCGGGGTTGTTTAAaaaattcctttttattttcttacctttttcctatttttaggaattttatggtattttttcaagaattttccctttatttccgagatttttccaaatttcctgcaatttttcataaatatttttaaattttcagccctttttcgaccaggatcctagtcgaaatttcgacctgaatcctagCCGAATTTTGGGGTAGCAtttcaatcctggtcgaaggatttcgactaggatccatgacctggattttgaccaggatcctagtcgaaccttcgacctggattttggtcgaaatctATGTCCTTTTTTgtttcctggtcgtaaggtttcgactaggatttacgactggagttcgaccaggatcctagttcaaccctcgacctggattttagtcaAAATTTCTGTGCTTATTTgtttcctggtcgtaaggtttcgactaggatttacgacctggatttcgaccaggatcctagttgAACCCTTgtcctggattttggtcgaaatttcTGACCTTGTTCTCaaaaaatattgtgcttgattcaggaattcaacctcaatcctggtcttatttacctggacttcgacctcaatcctggtctagacttcgacctcaatcctggtctggACTTCGACCTCAATCATGGTCTTTTTTaaccgtaattttcgggtgtcttttcgaaagaattcgaatagaattcacgacctcaaattcgacctcaatcctggtcttttttacccatAATTTTTGGGCACCTGTTCGAAAAaattcgaatagaattcacgacctcaaTTTCGACCTCAACCCTGGTCTTTATTGGTCTTCTTCCTAATTCAGtttggattgggccttgtttgggtcttctctttttccaaatcctaattgggtttgggctttgatttgggccttgACTTGGGCCTGTATTCTtctaaatcctaattggatttgggcctctatttttccaaatcctaattggatttgggccttctattggGTCTCTTCCATATTATAACTGGACTTTAATATGTTTAAACACcttctttagaattctctagaattctcgagaattttttatttatttcctttGGAATTTCTTGGAGTATTCTGGAACGTTCCATTTCTGGGCTTTCTTCTTTGGGCCTTTAATCTTACTAGGCTTTTTGTCCCTTCGacttcactttttctcctatataaaggagtgagtagagtctattgctcctcactttctcatttctaaattctccttCTCTTTTCTTCTGTTAAGGATCTCAGAGAAATAACTGTAG
This window contains:
- the LOC141674407 gene encoding uncharacterized protein LOC141674407 → MTINKSQGQSLDTVGLYLPRAVFSHSHVYVAISRVTRPEGLHILIDSDDDMQDHHHLSNLDGNHTAWTLKIRVTRMWVSTNRQGVLVRHNLILLDCENNHILAIVPPALWNLFAFIINPGTLLRIRNVHVLPAAGFLRHNGFKTPVIEGGVYVFDQFFVKDVVGNLKPVQADICIRFAQYTTITAVEDDGMITTCKFKFLDLYDLFAKASKYQPQQQPEFAIDTVQIGTLPSSKLYLNLDDESVTDMRMRLKEEEYLSNKEIYLKAAKSEFVQTFMERMTLKDLNEKLTYDDLKKRIYTTFSVVKVDEDVAWWFYSCNKCQQEVERLDRRFRCNNCPRIIPVAPKRFRIMVLPEDDIFSCNVMLMDRAARRFVGTSAAKMYNDFEKAPKEGLPQVLKDLVGKEVTVIIRLKKANVTEDSTIFDANDIFDTTMWSPSPSESAHISESSSINFSVNSVDLDVIDHTPGSAKSVTKKIKKER